Proteins from a single region of Streptomyces spinoverrucosus:
- a CDS encoding ricin-type beta-trefoil lectin domain protein, giving the protein MAVGGVLSWCGRGSLSGRSPRERLIRRRTRTGVVAGLVLALNVTLLPSAVAFGPDDDPRTTVELDELQQTDAVALDEATTDRLDELTGQIDTEPEKEYAPAAVAEVPAASGTKPVDNLAPGTTTEVAASADGTVSVAVGAPEGASPEAADALEGEWSVAVAPEAEAVSSGAQGFMLAVDAPDTATGKAVVSIDATRFAEAYSAQWLDRLSFTLMPACYADTPELEECSTGRPVTTEIERTGDTVTVPLDAGDSSGSEPDPGEDPAPDEPDGSTETTAEVPETLLNLTVDTADLQAVSTGSATNPAVGTGTGGVSPAVWRGSTRTAVRQVAGSSGGGLFVGTSHGGGAGGDFAAAPLVSAGSWSQGGSTGAFTYAYTMAAPQVPAGPSPNVTLSYNSQTSDGRTSATNNQVSWVGEGWDYLPGAITRTFVGCAADTANANNDKHFTGDQCWGTNNAVLSLNGTTTELVRGDEDGQWKSARGDNMRVELLDETKYKDVVGKDVTHTSNNGDNNGEFWRVTTSDGTQYYFGLNRLPGWTSGKPETNSVLNVPVAGNHSTDPCHATKFQDSFCDQGWRFQLDYVVDTSGNAMTLWWEKEKNAYARNMKEKPAVRYDRAGYLKRIDYGQRTGTLFSDEPLGRMAFTAQERCLWDNVLKVPCTDTNFNSKQSHLTRPWFDTPADLACATGGKCSTYAPTFWSRKRLATVTACAQRQQGVRLTEYNDLDDSGSRHACGIKDDGDTTTLLSKVDSWALEQSFPWNLTGEYTALWLESITRTGYAVDGTTEVLNPVSFGHNDSPLPNRVREGAEDRSPVFARLRIQNVISEYGGRTEVIYKKPDGACLTGSDFPPKDKNHGLCYPAYWHADDELADKRISWFNKYLVEQITEYPQLFDAKNVTTTYKYETFDDPVNGALWAKNTAEFSRPKTRTWDQWRGYPTVITETGITDGAEGSVASKSVTRYFRGMSDDVLDDSTPTDESDNPKRSYTMPDITGAGIKADRQAYAGMVAESLTYPDEAAATTTDWISRTVNYPDDPVRLATRNRPAKDGPDVIAERVTLGKTETITKASGQGADKSTLRTVRTETDYDADGLPTEVREYGDINDNRDDACTTTSYVHNTADDNYLVGLVSQTVTTTGTTTCSTELSAGTRSTLVAASRVFYDDAGDHTATPTKGLVTKTLTPTGTGTAWQSDHPESRTTYDEFGRITAVTDPTGLVNRTAYSPSEGQVYGITTVEGSKVVDGNETGFTSTVTVEPGRGATLTAKDANDRVTRYTYDPLGRTAATWDATQSATDDPTARYTYNTDLRKPVSVVMESLEDNPTSAVDGDNAVYERSTTIYDGLGRERQAQTPAVGGGRLVTDTFHNKSGQVRLTRNAYYMEGAPDTEIAAPKSDSLVPNATTYTYDGLGRVLTVTPVHSSFAQTGATYTNGDGTVAHRSTDRRTRYEYGLDYTIVRQPQGTPGSRVWTDALGRTVRQDTFSDTQLSESGAITTTYEYDLRGDMVTSTDDAGHTRTWTYDALGRVTDATDPDTGATHTEYDDYGRVLSARDGRGTTLSYTYERYNRVEQIKATPPNSTTATVVQSYAYDAATGGKGRLASATRYTDGKPYTTSMAGYTADYQPTSMTVALPPGSTPGLTAEGFATQYPYTYKYNSDGQMESYTAPAAGGLTSEAVVTRYNEAGLPVTVSGRDWYVAETAYSPYGQVLRSTVGEQGHRVWQESTFDESTGELLTSKVKRETATESTVNRRSYAYDASGNVLTVADTDGGGITDRQCFTYDTLGQLRQAWTTPSGGSCTASGKSTAEPVYSDGTVNVSSNNAGYWQSYAYDVLGNRTKKTVHKADPTFDAGKVVTDGDVVTDYAYGTSDTGRNDQPHTLTSYTTTSKTAAGATVTTRSTQSYDLAGNLESRGTGGDTAQGLTWTWDNKVETVTGFGADGSGAWVGADSKCLDLAGAITDAGTALQLWPCNGNKAQDFRIRALDSDDNGTVENPTLGQLVVAGRCAQPTGTTAGSAVRIQACDKKVATQRWQTLDTGQIKLVGTELCLSTPSTTSGTDLTLAACNQTLATQLWKPASKTAYVYDGLGNRLLERSSAGAVLHLPDTKVSLNTAGGVRYAERTYGHAGAPSVTRYREVSSTGGTTEQLFAQATDINGTPLAEVRLDGGMSVRLTKKDPWGADRAINPQMRSHTTFHTGDDDAATGLIHLGAREYDPQTGRFISADPVLDQSDPLQANGYSYANNNPVTHADPSGLTSSASSFDASIAALEAKIAEYQRTLNRSIGDVILATGWAVFKEFVGWGDVVGCFSQGDLWACGSLLMDAIPWTSVFSKGKRMWRAFESTLGAVRAWQSAKRAAEIGIKAARAAKASLIRAKKAAEAAAAEAKRKARAAAKAAAEAAKKKSHTGSKGARGNPVQVKARTTSQSKGSSGGGRAESKSGGSRGGSGREDSDSGGGGSDSGGGEGGSCPTVDNSFTPDTKVLMADGSTKAIKDVKVGDKVLATDPETGETRVETVTAEILGKGVKHLVKVTIDTDGKKGTQTASVTATDGHPFWVPELGEWIDATDLRAGQWLRTGAGTLVQIAAIERWTTLWATVHNLTVSNLHTYYVLAGATPVLVHNCGEGDGYLYRGVPNEHYKYDDALEGRAVPLGGHSDPGRHAGGNTNSEFTSWTHDYEDVALDAAEELGPGGIVMRIPHASVPAGRDVRIHGTEHEVYEESEHALRGVIDGAEISIDRGPWRRPGGGG; this is encoded by the coding sequence GTGGCCGTGGGTGGGGTGCTGTCGTGGTGCGGCAGAGGTTCACTGTCCGGGAGATCTCCGCGTGAGCGCCTGATACGTCGCCGAACGCGGACCGGCGTCGTCGCCGGTCTGGTCCTCGCCCTCAACGTCACGCTGCTGCCCAGCGCAGTGGCGTTCGGCCCCGACGACGACCCGCGTACCACCGTCGAGCTGGACGAGCTGCAGCAGACCGACGCCGTCGCGCTGGACGAGGCGACGACCGACCGCCTTGACGAGCTCACCGGCCAGATCGACACCGAGCCGGAGAAGGAGTACGCCCCGGCGGCCGTCGCCGAGGTCCCCGCGGCCTCCGGCACCAAACCCGTCGACAACCTCGCCCCGGGCACCACGACCGAGGTCGCCGCCTCCGCCGACGGCACGGTCAGTGTCGCCGTCGGCGCACCCGAGGGGGCGTCGCCCGAGGCGGCCGACGCCCTGGAGGGCGAGTGGAGTGTTGCCGTCGCGCCAGAGGCTGAGGCGGTGTCAAGCGGTGCCCAGGGCTTCATGCTCGCCGTCGACGCCCCCGACACCGCCACCGGCAAGGCTGTCGTCTCCATCGACGCGACCCGCTTTGCCGAGGCCTACAGCGCCCAGTGGCTGGACCGGCTCTCCTTCACGCTGATGCCCGCCTGCTACGCGGACACACCCGAGTTGGAGGAGTGCTCGACCGGCCGTCCGGTCACCACCGAAATCGAACGCACCGGCGACACGGTGACCGTGCCCCTCGACGCGGGCGACTCCTCCGGGTCCGAGCCGGACCCCGGCGAGGACCCCGCCCCCGACGAGCCCGACGGCAGCACCGAGACCACCGCCGAGGTCCCGGAGACCCTCCTCAACCTGACCGTGGACACCGCCGACCTCCAGGCCGTCTCCACCGGTTCCGCCACCAATCCCGCCGTCGGCACCGGCACCGGCGGCGTGAGCCCGGCGGTCTGGCGGGGCTCCACCAGGACCGCCGTCCGGCAGGTCGCCGGCTCCTCCGGCGGTGGTCTCTTCGTCGGCACTTCCCACGGCGGCGGCGCCGGCGGCGACTTCGCGGCGGCCCCGCTGGTCTCCGCGGGCTCCTGGTCCCAGGGCGGCTCCACGGGCGCCTTCACCTACGCGTACACGATGGCCGCCCCGCAGGTCCCCGCCGGCCCGTCCCCGAACGTCACCCTCAGCTACAACTCGCAGACGTCGGACGGCCGTACGTCCGCCACCAACAACCAGGTCTCCTGGGTCGGTGAGGGCTGGGACTACCTCCCCGGCGCCATCACCCGCACCTTCGTCGGCTGTGCCGCCGACACCGCCAACGCCAACAACGACAAGCACTTCACCGGCGACCAGTGCTGGGGCACGAACAACGCCGTGCTGTCGCTGAACGGCACCACCACCGAGCTGGTGCGCGGCGACGAGGACGGGCAGTGGAAGAGCGCCCGCGGCGACAACATGCGCGTCGAGCTGCTCGACGAGACGAAGTACAAGGACGTCGTCGGCAAGGACGTCACCCACACCTCCAACAACGGCGACAACAACGGCGAGTTCTGGCGCGTCACCACCAGCGACGGCACCCAGTACTACTTCGGCCTCAACCGCCTGCCGGGCTGGACGTCGGGCAAGCCGGAGACCAACTCCGTGCTCAACGTGCCGGTCGCCGGCAACCACAGCACCGACCCCTGCCACGCCACCAAGTTCCAGGACTCCTTCTGCGACCAGGGCTGGCGCTTCCAGCTCGACTACGTCGTCGACACCAGCGGCAACGCGATGACGCTGTGGTGGGAGAAGGAGAAGAACGCCTACGCGCGCAACATGAAGGAGAAGCCGGCCGTCCGCTACGACCGGGCCGGCTACCTCAAGCGCATCGACTACGGCCAGCGCACCGGGACGCTGTTCTCCGACGAGCCCCTCGGCCGCATGGCGTTCACCGCGCAGGAGCGCTGCCTCTGGGACAACGTCCTCAAGGTGCCCTGCACCGATACCAACTTCAACTCCAAGCAGTCCCATCTCACCCGGCCCTGGTTCGACACCCCCGCCGACCTCGCCTGCGCCACCGGCGGCAAGTGCTCGACGTACGCCCCGACCTTCTGGTCCCGCAAGCGCCTGGCCACGGTCACGGCGTGCGCCCAGCGCCAGCAGGGCGTGCGGCTGACCGAGTACAACGATTTGGACGACTCCGGCTCTCGCCACGCCTGCGGGATCAAGGACGACGGCGACACCACGACTCTGCTGTCCAAGGTGGACTCCTGGGCCCTGGAGCAGTCCTTCCCCTGGAACCTGACGGGTGAGTACACCGCGCTGTGGCTGGAGTCCATCACCCGCACCGGGTACGCGGTGGACGGCACCACCGAGGTCCTCAACCCCGTCTCCTTCGGCCACAACGACAGCCCGCTGCCCAACCGGGTCCGCGAGGGCGCGGAGGACAGGTCGCCGGTTTTCGCCCGGCTGCGCATCCAGAACGTGATCTCCGAGTACGGCGGCCGCACGGAGGTCATCTACAAGAAGCCCGACGGCGCCTGCCTCACCGGCAGCGACTTCCCGCCGAAGGACAAGAACCACGGGCTCTGCTATCCGGCTTACTGGCACGCCGACGACGAGCTGGCCGACAAGCGCATCTCCTGGTTCAACAAGTACCTCGTCGAGCAGATCACCGAGTACCCGCAGCTGTTCGACGCCAAGAACGTCACGACGACGTACAAGTACGAGACCTTCGACGACCCCGTCAACGGCGCGCTGTGGGCGAAGAACACCGCCGAGTTCTCCCGCCCGAAGACCCGCACCTGGGACCAGTGGCGCGGCTACCCCACGGTCATCACGGAGACCGGCATCACGGACGGCGCCGAGGGCAGCGTCGCGTCCAAGTCGGTCACCCGCTACTTCCGCGGCATGAGCGACGACGTCCTCGACGACAGCACGCCGACCGACGAGTCCGACAACCCCAAGCGCTCGTACACGATGCCGGACATCACCGGCGCGGGCATCAAGGCGGACCGGCAGGCCTACGCGGGCATGGTCGCCGAGTCGCTGACGTACCCGGACGAGGCCGCCGCGACCACCACCGACTGGATATCCCGCACCGTCAACTACCCCGACGACCCGGTGCGCCTGGCCACTCGCAACCGCCCCGCCAAGGACGGCCCGGACGTGATCGCCGAGCGCGTCACGCTCGGCAAGACGGAGACCATCACCAAGGCGTCGGGCCAGGGCGCGGACAAGTCGACCCTGCGAACGGTCCGTACGGAGACCGACTACGACGCCGACGGTCTGCCGACCGAGGTCCGCGAGTACGGCGACATCAACGACAACCGCGACGACGCGTGCACCACCACCTCCTACGTGCACAACACGGCGGACGACAACTACCTCGTCGGCCTGGTCTCCCAGACCGTCACCACCACCGGCACGACCACCTGCTCCACCGAGCTGTCGGCGGGGACCCGGTCGACGCTGGTCGCCGCCTCCCGGGTGTTCTACGACGATGCCGGCGACCACACCGCCACGCCCACCAAGGGCCTGGTGACGAAGACTCTGACGCCGACCGGCACCGGCACCGCCTGGCAGAGCGACCATCCCGAGTCGCGGACCACTTACGACGAGTTCGGCCGCATCACGGCGGTCACCGACCCCACCGGGCTGGTCAACCGCACCGCGTACTCGCCGTCCGAGGGCCAGGTCTACGGGATCACGACCGTCGAGGGCAGCAAGGTCGTCGACGGCAACGAGACCGGTTTCACCAGCACCGTCACGGTGGAGCCCGGCCGCGGCGCCACCCTGACCGCGAAGGACGCCAACGACCGCGTCACCCGGTACACCTACGATCCGCTCGGACGCACGGCCGCCACCTGGGACGCCACCCAGTCCGCCACCGACGACCCGACGGCCCGGTACACCTACAACACCGACCTGCGGAAGCCGGTGTCGGTGGTCATGGAGTCGCTGGAGGACAACCCGACCTCGGCGGTCGACGGCGACAACGCGGTGTACGAGAGGTCCACCACCATCTACGACGGCCTGGGCCGCGAGCGGCAGGCCCAGACGCCGGCCGTCGGCGGCGGCCGCCTGGTCACGGACACCTTCCACAACAAGTCCGGGCAGGTGCGTCTCACCCGCAACGCCTACTACATGGAGGGCGCGCCGGACACCGAGATCGCCGCTCCCAAGTCGGACTCCCTCGTCCCGAACGCCACCACCTACACCTACGACGGCCTGGGCCGCGTCCTGACCGTCACCCCCGTCCACTCCTCCTTCGCGCAGACGGGAGCGACGTACACGAACGGCGACGGGACGGTGGCGCACCGCAGCACGGACCGCCGCACCCGCTACGAGTACGGCCTCGACTACACGATCGTCCGCCAGCCCCAGGGCACCCCCGGCTCCCGGGTGTGGACGGACGCGCTGGGCCGCACCGTCCGCCAGGACACCTTCAGCGACACGCAGCTCAGCGAGTCCGGCGCGATCACCACGACGTACGAGTACGACCTGCGCGGCGACATGGTGACCAGCACCGACGACGCCGGTCACACCCGCACCTGGACGTACGACGCGCTGGGCCGGGTCACCGATGCCACCGACCCGGACACCGGCGCCACGCACACCGAGTACGACGACTACGGCCGGGTCCTGTCGGCGCGCGACGGCCGCGGCACCACGCTCTCCTATACCTACGAGCGCTACAACCGGGTGGAGCAGATCAAGGCCACCCCGCCGAACTCCACCACCGCCACTGTCGTCCAGTCGTACGCCTACGACGCCGCCACCGGTGGCAAGGGCCGGCTCGCCTCGGCCACCCGCTACACCGACGGCAAGCCGTACACCACGTCCATGGCCGGCTACACGGCCGACTACCAGCCCACGTCGATGACGGTGGCGCTGCCGCCGGGCTCGACCCCCGGCCTGACCGCAGAGGGCTTCGCCACCCAGTACCCCTACACCTACAAGTACAACTCCGACGGCCAGATGGAGTCGTACACCGCCCCGGCCGCGGGCGGTCTGACCTCCGAGGCCGTCGTCACCCGGTACAACGAGGCCGGGCTGCCGGTCACGGTGTCCGGCCGGGACTGGTACGTCGCCGAGACCGCCTACTCGCCGTACGGGCAGGTGCTGCGCTCCACCGTCGGCGAGCAGGGCCACCGGGTGTGGCAGGAGAGCACCTTCGACGAGTCCACCGGTGAGCTGCTGACCAGCAAGGTGAAGCGGGAGACCGCGACGGAGAGCACCGTCAACAGGCGCTCCTACGCCTACGACGCCTCCGGCAACGTCCTCACCGTCGCCGACACCGACGGCGGCGGTATCACTGACCGGCAGTGCTTCACGTACGACACGCTCGGCCAGCTGAGGCAGGCCTGGACGACGCCGAGCGGTGGCTCCTGCACCGCGTCCGGCAAGTCCACCGCCGAGCCGGTGTACTCCGACGGCACGGTCAACGTCTCCTCGAACAACGCCGGTTACTGGCAGTCCTACGCGTACGACGTCCTCGGCAACCGCACCAAGAAGACCGTCCACAAGGCCGACCCGACCTTCGACGCCGGCAAGGTCGTCACCGACGGCGACGTCGTCACCGACTACGCGTACGGCACCAGCGACACCGGCAGGAACGACCAGCCGCACACGCTGACGTCGTACACCACCACGTCGAAGACGGCGGCCGGCGCGACGGTCACCACCCGCTCGACACAGAGCTACGACCTGGCGGGCAACCTGGAGTCGCGGGGCACCGGCGGCGACACCGCGCAGGGGCTGACCTGGACCTGGGACAACAAGGTCGAGACCGTCACCGGTTTCGGCGCCGACGGTTCCGGGGCCTGGGTGGGCGCCGACAGCAAGTGCCTGGACCTGGCCGGAGCCATCACGGATGCCGGTACGGCCCTGCAGCTCTGGCCGTGCAACGGCAACAAGGCGCAGGACTTCCGTATCCGGGCGCTGGACTCCGACGACAACGGCACGGTGGAGAACCCCACCCTCGGCCAGCTCGTGGTCGCGGGACGCTGCGCGCAGCCGACCGGCACGACGGCCGGGTCGGCCGTCCGGATCCAGGCCTGCGACAAGAAGGTGGCGACCCAGCGCTGGCAGACGCTGGACACGGGCCAGATCAAGCTGGTCGGCACGGAACTGTGCCTGTCCACCCCCTCGACGACGTCCGGCACGGACCTCACCCTGGCGGCCTGCAACCAGACGCTGGCCACCCAGCTGTGGAAGCCCGCCTCGAAGACGGCGTACGTCTACGACGGCCTGGGCAACCGCCTGCTGGAGCGCAGCAGTGCGGGCGCGGTGCTGCACCTGCCGGACACGAAGGTGTCCCTGAACACCGCCGGAGGCGTCCGCTACGCGGAGCGCACCTACGGGCACGCCGGTGCCCCGTCGGTGACGCGCTACCGGGAGGTGTCCTCCACCGGCGGCACCACCGAGCAACTGTTCGCGCAGGCCACCGACATCAACGGCACCCCGCTCGCGGAGGTCCGGCTCGACGGCGGGATGAGCGTCCGGCTGACGAAGAAGGACCCGTGGGGTGCGGATCGCGCCATCAACCCCCAGATGCGCTCGCACACCACGTTCCACACCGGTGACGACGACGCCGCGACGGGCCTGATCCACCTGGGGGCGCGGGAGTACGACCCGCAGACGGGCCGCTTCATCTCCGCCGACCCGGTCCTGGACCAGAGCGACCCGCTCCAGGCGAACGGCTACTCCTACGCCAACAACAACCCGGTGACGCACGCCGACCCGAGTGGTCTGACGTCGTCGGCGTCGAGCTTCGATGCGTCGATCGCGGCGCTGGAGGCGAAGATCGCCGAGTATCAGCGGACGCTGAACCGTTCGATCGGCGATGTGATCCTGGCGACCGGCTGGGCGGTGTTCAAGGAGTTCGTCGGCTGGGGCGATGTGGTCGGCTGCTTCTCGCAGGGCGACTTGTGGGCGTGCGGCAGCCTGCTGATGGATGCCATTCCGTGGACCAGCGTCTTCTCCAAGGGCAAGAGGATGTGGCGGGCGTTCGAGTCGACGCTGGGCGCGGTGCGGGCGTGGCAGTCGGCGAAGCGTGCGGCCGAGATCGGCATCAAGGCGGCCCGTGCGGCGAAGGCGTCTTTGATCCGGGCGAAGAAGGCGGCGGAGGCGGCCGCGGCGGAGGCCAAACGCAAGGCCCGCGCGGCGGCGAAGGCGGCGGCGGAGGCGGCGAAGAAGAAGTCGCACACCGGGTCGAAGGGTGCCCGCGGTAATCCGGTCCAGGTCAAGGCGCGTACGACGTCCCAGTCGAAGGGGTCTTCGGGCGGGGGTCGGGCGGAGTCGAAGTCGGGTGGTTCGCGGGGTGGTTCGGGGCGGGAGGACTCGGACTCCGGGGGCGGCGGCTCGGACTCGGGGGGCGGCGAGGGCGGAAGCTGCCCGACGGTCGACAACAGCTTCACGCCGGACACCAAGGTCCTGATGGCCGACGGCTCCACCAAGGCGATCAAGGACGTCAAGGTCGGTGACAAGGTCCTGGCGACGGACCCGGAGACGGGCGAGACCCGGGTGGAGACGGTCACCGCCGAGATCCTGGGCAAGGGCGTCAAGCACCTGGTCAAGGTCACCATCGACACCGACGGCAAGAAGGGCACGCAGACCGCGTCGGTCACGGCGACCGACGGCCACCCCTTCTGGGTGCCGGAACTGGGCGAGTGGATCGACGCGACCGACCTGCGCGCGGGACAGTGGCTGCGCACCGGCGCCGGCACGCTGGTCCAGATTGCGGCGATCGAACGCTGGACGACTCTGTGGGCCACGGTCCACAACCTCACCGTCAGCAACCTGCACACGTACTATGTGCTGGCGGGGGCTACGCCGGTCCTGGTTCACAATTGCGGCGAGGGTGATGGCTACCTTTACCGCGGAGTCCCGAATGAGCATTACAAGTATGATGATGCTTTGGAGGGGCGTGCTGTCCCGCTTGGCGGGCACTCTGACCCGGGACGTCACGCGGGCGGTAATACTAATAGTGAGTTCACTTCGTGGACTCATGACTACGAGGACGTCGCTCTTGACGCGGCCGAGGAGCTTGGTCCGGGAGGGATCGTAATGCGAATCCCGCACGCCAGCGTCCCGGCCGGCAGAGATGTTCGAATCCATGGGACCGAACATGAAGTGTATGAGGAGTCGGAGCATGCGCTGCGTGGCGTGATCGATGGCGCAGAGATCAGTATCGACAGAGGGCCCTGGCGCAGGCCGGGCGGTGGCGGATAG
- a CDS encoding tyrosine-type recombinase/integrase, which produces MTTPRPASSRRTRSRANGDGTVYQRKDGRWEAAGYVLAPGNTRKRVRVYGTSRKEALAKLTEKIAASNLGLPVAAADSTVSTYLTYWLNGVAVHQVRENTHTRYAACVRLHLDPELGVEKLARLTARDVRTFLDHLRVACQCCTQGRDTDRRSCCAIGQCCNKRLSPLTVTYVHSVLKSALEHAVREDDLPRNVARNVKTPAPRTRRFKPFTASEARQFLHAASSDRHHALYELALRTGLRKGELLGLHWDDLDLNTGTAAIHRSLQRTRTGGLTVLHTKTRASERRIALPTECVNSLKTHREQQEEARRAAGTGWSDNGLVFTTPTGGPLEPANLTRRFSRLLNRAGLRRIRFHDLRHSTATLLLEQGVDLVVIKELLGHSHIGVTADVYAHVRLRLQRQAIETLGNALGAQDDDPDEPSAAGVVR; this is translated from the coding sequence ATGACCACGCCGCGCCCCGCCTCATCCCGCCGCACCCGCTCCCGCGCCAACGGCGACGGGACCGTCTATCAGCGCAAGGACGGCCGTTGGGAAGCCGCCGGGTACGTCCTCGCTCCCGGCAATACCCGCAAGCGCGTCCGCGTCTACGGCACCAGCCGTAAGGAGGCCCTGGCCAAGCTCACCGAGAAGATCGCCGCCAGCAACCTTGGCCTGCCCGTCGCGGCGGCCGACAGCACCGTCAGTACGTACCTGACGTACTGGCTGAACGGCGTTGCCGTGCACCAGGTGCGGGAGAACACTCACACCCGCTACGCCGCCTGCGTCCGCCTCCATCTCGACCCCGAGCTCGGGGTCGAGAAGCTCGCCCGACTCACCGCCCGCGACGTCCGCACCTTCCTCGACCACCTCCGCGTCGCCTGCCAGTGCTGCACCCAGGGGCGGGACACCGACCGGCGCTCCTGCTGCGCCATCGGCCAGTGCTGCAATAAGCGGCTCTCCCCGCTGACCGTGACCTACGTCCACTCGGTCCTCAAGTCCGCCCTGGAGCACGCCGTCCGCGAAGACGACCTGCCACGCAACGTCGCCCGCAACGTAAAAACCCCCGCACCCCGCACCCGGCGCTTCAAGCCCTTCACCGCAAGCGAGGCCCGGCAGTTCCTCCACGCAGCCAGCAGCGACCGACACCACGCGCTGTACGAACTCGCCCTACGCACCGGACTCCGCAAGGGCGAACTCCTCGGGCTGCACTGGGACGACCTCGACCTCAACACGGGAACCGCCGCCATCCACCGTTCCCTCCAGCGCACCCGCACCGGCGGCCTGACCGTCCTGCACACCAAGACCCGCGCTTCCGAGCGTCGCATCGCCCTCCCCACCGAATGCGTCAACTCCCTGAAGACCCACCGGGAACAGCAGGAGGAAGCACGCCGGGCCGCGGGGACGGGCTGGTCGGACAACGGCCTCGTGTTCACCACCCCCACCGGCGGTCCTCTCGAACCCGCCAACCTCACCCGCAGGTTCAGCCGACTCCTCAACCGCGCAGGACTGCGTCGCATCCGGTTTCACGACCTCCGCCACTCGACCGCCACCCTGCTTCTGGAACAGGGAGTCGACCTCGTGGTGATCAAGGAACTCCTCGGCCACTCCCACATCGGCGTCACCGCCGACGTCTACGCCCACGTCCGACTCCGCCTCCAGCGCCAAGCCATCGAAACCCTCGGCAACGCCCTCGGCGCCCAGGACGACGACCCTGACGAACCATCCGCCGCAGGCGTCGTCCGCTGA
- a CDS encoding helix-turn-helix domain-containing protein yields MTSPPLTAHRTEAAPALDLLTVPQVMVRLQLGRSAVYDLLRSGQLASITLGRARRIPTHALTDFIRARLEQEAAA; encoded by the coding sequence ATGACCTCGCCCCCGCTCACCGCTCACCGCACGGAGGCGGCACCGGCGCTGGATCTGCTCACGGTGCCCCAGGTGATGGTCCGCCTCCAGCTCGGCCGCTCCGCCGTCTACGACCTGCTCCGCTCCGGCCAACTCGCCTCGATCACCCTCGGCCGCGCCCGCCGCATCCCCACCCACGCTCTGACCGACTTCATCCGTGCCCGCCTCGAACAGGAAGCCGCCGCCTGA
- a CDS encoding zinc finger-like domain-containing protein, translating into MVTLDLRHVASPAVRDLLHLVNHPDFDRAQQQIEHLGGCTEPVRLTGHTATVDTTTGEVLRSYNSSDEPTGSLLTTCGNRRASRCPACSRLYAADTYHLIRAGLSGGKTVPDAVRTHPRVFATLTAPSFGPVHNRPDARPCRCGIRHEPTDPLLGTPLNPATYDYAGAVLFNAHAGALWARFTTYLRRELALRLGLPQKAARTVLRVSFAKVAEYQKRGLVHFHAVIRLDGPDGNTQPPPPNATAAVLTDAIRAAAPRARITVGSDAVGERELGWGQQLDVREIAAFGTNAEFSDQAVAAYVAKYATKSADASGTLDRALYCRPCQGRGATLLSHGTPIPCTACDGTGQARPLPRLAVARHVRQMIRTCWELGRLPEFSELKLWKWAHMLGFRGHFSTKSRSYSTTLGALRDARRTWRTEQARAGLPDLDPATTLVVGQWDYLGSGYSPGAALLAAHVWHRRELERRFAAEGGC; encoded by the coding sequence ATGGTCACCCTGGACCTGCGCCACGTGGCAAGCCCCGCCGTGCGGGACCTGCTCCACCTGGTCAACCATCCCGACTTCGACCGCGCACAGCAGCAGATCGAACACCTCGGCGGCTGCACCGAACCCGTCCGCCTCACCGGCCACACCGCTACCGTCGACACCACAACCGGCGAGGTGCTGCGCTCCTACAACTCCTCCGACGAGCCCACCGGCAGCCTGCTGACCACGTGCGGTAACCGCCGTGCCTCACGCTGCCCGGCCTGTTCCCGCCTTTACGCCGCCGACACCTACCACCTCATCCGCGCTGGCCTCTCCGGCGGCAAGACCGTCCCCGACGCGGTCCGCACCCACCCCCGCGTCTTCGCCACCCTCACCGCCCCCTCCTTCGGCCCCGTCCATAACCGCCCCGACGCCCGGCCCTGCCGCTGCGGAATCCGCCACGAGCCCACGGACCCACTGCTCGGCACACCGCTCAATCCCGCGACGTACGACTACGCGGGCGCGGTCCTCTTCAACGCCCACGCCGGAGCCTTGTGGGCCCGCTTCACCACCTACCTGCGCCGCGAGCTCGCCCTCCGGCTCGGCCTCCCTCAGAAGGCCGCCCGCACGGTTCTGCGGGTGTCCTTCGCCAAGGTCGCCGAGTACCAGAAGCGCGGCCTGGTCCACTTCCACGCCGTCATCCGCCTCGACGGCCCCGACGGCAACACCCAGCCCCCGCCCCCGAACGCCACCGCCGCCGTGCTCACCGACGCCATCCGCGCCGCCGCACCGCGCGCCCGCATCACCGTCGGCTCCGATGCGGTCGGGGAACGTGAACTCGGCTGGGGCCAGCAGCTCGACGTGCGCGAGATCGCCGCCTTCGGCACCAACGCCGAATTCAGCGACCAGGCCGTAGCCGCCTATGTGGCGAAGTACGCCACCAAGTCCGCCGACGCCTCCGGCACCCTCGACCGCGCCCTGTACTGCCGCCCCTGCCAGGGACGCGGCGCCACCCTCCTGTCCCACGGCACCCCCATCCCGTGCACCGCCTGCGACGGCACCGGCCAGGCCCGGCCGCTGCCCCGGCTCGCCGTCGCCCGGCACGTGCGGCAGATGATCCGCACCTGCTGGGAACTGGGCCGCCTGCCGGAATTCTCCGAACTCAAGCTCTGGAAGTGGGCGCACATGCTCGGCTTCCGCGGCCACTTCTCCACCAAGTCCCGCAGCTACTCCACCACCCTGGGCGCGCTGCGCGACGCCCGCCGCACCTGGCGCACCGAACAGGCCCGCGCCGGCCTGCCCGACCTCGACCCGGCCACCACGCTCGTCGTCGGCCAGTGGGACTACCTCGGCTCGGGCTACAGCCCCGGCGCCGCGCTCCTCGCCGCCCACGTCTGGCACCGCAGGGAACTGGAACGACGGTTCGCGGCCGAAGGGGGCTGCTGA